DNA from Coffea arabica cultivar ET-39 chromosome 10c, Coffea Arabica ET-39 HiFi, whole genome shotgun sequence:
CACAACGGCATAGGGGCGGATGACTCTCAAAGATTTCACTGATGATCAAGGCCTGAACTTACAGGCTCACGCCAAAAGTGGtagtgtttcttttttcttgttttagtcaTATCACCAAGATAGCAATTGGATTCTGGATTGAGGTGACGGATAGTAGTATTTGTAAATGTGAGTATTAAttctttcttgcattgtttTGCACAACATATATTGCTATTTTGCTATGGAAATTCTCAGCCAACTCAAGAAAAAAGTTAGCGCTGACGTTTTGCTAGTATCAAGGAGTTTGATATTCATACATATTCTGTATAGAAGGACGACGTAGTGACAATGAatataacctttttttttttcttgtttttgttttattaattttttctttccttgtctTAACGAGATAAACAAAGAAGAATATGTGCCTAACATGTATATTTACAGAATCCCAGTGATTATTTTGGGTTTCACTTCAGTATAATGTGAGGGATGAGTTACAAATCCTGCTACCCTCAAGTTATCCGTCAATGCATATTTGCTATTTCTTGAGGTATAATGTTCTTGCACTTTTATACTTAGCCATATAAAAATTCTTTCCTTCAGGCAATTGATAGTAAATCATGTTATATCGAACACTAGGGAATATTCATTAGTTTTGGCAGTGAAATGTGTAAAAATTCTGAAGAAGGCGTCATGCGTCAAGTGATCTTGGCGCTAGAAATTTGGCTTTTAATTTGTTCAGACACCAGCACACCAATGGTATGAATCTTGAAACTTCTGACATTTTGTTTCGTGTAGactgtttccttttcttttttggggtcTGATGAGAACTCTATTGTTTACGTACGGTaaagaataaaattttggtaAAGAATAAGTTCCCTCAGAATTCTTCAACATAAGTAAAAGAAAAGACATAGGAAGTGAAATAATAAAGACATAGGAGATGAACGAAATATGGCTTTAGTACGTTCTTTTAGTAATTAACCCCATAATAATTTTGCATAATTATCTGAGAAATGCATATATTAATTAGGGCGCACTTAAatgttttagttttcttgttagcattattattattattaggttTTCTTGTTGTTACTTTGTACACTTTTCGGCTCGAATTCATATTAAAGAAATTTGTTTTCAACGCGAATAAGAAATCTTATACATAACTATAGAGACATCAAGGAACTTGTCAAccaagatgaagaagaagagaataGACATCAAGGAACTAGCTAGTTATGAAAATTGTTATGTTAGTTAGtacactttcttttcttttcttttcttttttttcaaaaaagaaagtTGCCAAATCTTTTTGTATTTTATGCTGCATACATTTAGTGGCTTCTTTTCATCAAAGTGCAATGACAAGACTATGACAGCGAACGGCAATTTGGAAGCATTTTGGAGAAAGTTAAACATTTGAATTTTCATAATGGTCAGTCAATATTGTTGGATAGGGTCCTAAGGATATATATGGTGTGAACATGGGAAAGTTATTATGTTGGAAACTTCgtttaatttcaatttttttggttttccttATTGTTTAAAGGGTTTTTCTAAGCAGCTAGTCCAGCTGAAACTCATTAGTATACTTAAATCATAGTTAACCTATTATGTCAGCACGTACGCACGCTAACAATTTTTGCTCTAACTTGCATTCGTATACTTTTCCTATttcattctatttttttctACAAATATCAATACCTGAATTTCATCTTCCTTGTATAAACAGTAGTAAATTCTACCACCTAATTGCAGATCGATCATGCAAGGAACAAAATATTTAATTAGCGGATTTAGTTGAGAATAAATTGTTCTGAATACATATTATCATACATAATCCACCAATCTAAGAAGAATTAATTAGTCAAACCTTTAGTGCATGCTATTTCATTGCAAGACTTCTAGCTACTTTCTGAAATCTTCTTTGATCTTTCGTCCCTCTCAAACCAATCTGAACTATTGGTTGAAATTGCTCAAGGGTTGGGTTAAGAAGCATAAAGTCTTGTAAAAGTTGCTGAGTTTCAAAGCCGCCCAAACCCTTGAAATCAAATAGCAATTGCCAAAGTCTTCTACCATACCATGTCTTTCTTGCTTGCGACATCAACCATGTGagatagtttttgaaaagtcCCAAAATGTAATGTCAAAGTTCGTTATATCAAACAAGGAGGTCTGTCCATAGGCATCTTGCAAGGTATCCAATTTTATATGAGAAATTTTTCTCACAGTTCTGACTTCTGACGACATATGTGCCACTTAATTAGTAGGTGGGTTTGAAGTCCCCATGTTATATTTAATTATCGATTACCTTTAATAAAGACAAAGTCATCAAGGAGGAGGAGGTCAACCCATTCAACTCTTGCCTTCTGTCCATCTCCAGGCTAAACTGCCAAAACAACTACAGGGAAATCAAATAATTTAAAGGTGACAATTGCATTTGCAGGCCCTGCGTGAATGGTCCAGCGGTAGCGCCTCTCATTAGTGAACCTtgaggtcacaagttcgagtctccGCTCTGCTGGATTCTTCCGCGCACTTAACGTGTTCGGGCTGGGTTGGGACGCCGGACCCGGATCGCAGGagattagtcgggccccgtaaggattgacccggacacccctgtgtcgacaaaaaaagTAAATATCGTGAATTGGGTTTTCAGAGGAGAGTGGAAATTAGTATGACATTGTACACACTACGCTTATGATCGATTCCATTACATTTATATAGTTTATCCATTTAGCTTcactccaaaaattttgaacctacCTTAAGGAGTGATTAGCAGGCACTTGTGAGACAAACTTGGCTCTATTTGGATtagcatcttttttttttttttttttttggagttgaCATTAACACTCCAAAAACAACTTAAAAAACATGTACAATTTTAAATACATCTTacgaaaatagaaaaaatatgtaaaaaattACCAATTATTATcccatttttcttccttttttttttcacctacTGCCACCATTCACCACCCACCACCACCAACACCTCTTTCTCCAAAATTCCACCAAAGAACAATCCCCATCCCTATCTCTGCCATCTCCCAAGCTAAGTAAGAAGGAAAAACTAAAGAGGCCACGAGGGAGGCTCCATATAATTATTTACCTCTGTCCGTAAATAAAAAGGGAagacattttgaaaaaaaaaaaaaataagcttGTCCTATGCTTCCATCAGATGGTAAGAAATTGGACTGTTTGCTTTCTCGAAATGACATATTGGCATCAATAGGTAGACGTTTGAAACGTGCTTAGGTGGAACCTTTTAGGATGTTTAAAAGAAATCACTAAATGGACCAAAGAAAAGAATGAGAAACATCAAATAAGACAAAAGGTGGAGAGGGCTGTAACTAGAAGGGGGAAGGGGAGGAGAGGGGGTTGCAAGGAAGGAGGGAGCAGGAGGAAGAGGGAtaaagagagaggagagaggggaAAGTGGAGGTGCAGTGATGGTGGTGGAGGACGGAGGAGGAAGGAGGGGAAGGGTGGTGCGTAGGTTaggttttttaattttttttttaaaaaaacatttCACGAAAGCCCTAAATTCTATAAGTACCTCAAAATATATTCTCATAAGCATCCCTAAAAACGCCCTTAATAATACTCCCAAAAACACCTAATCATCTACAGTAAAAAGTTTTTCATAGATAGCGCTACaataaagttttttaaaaatacctccaAAAACAGCTGATCCAAACTGTTCAACGAATAACATAAATACACATTTATTCAGTGTTATGAAGAAGTGAATCCATAAACGTCAAACACATTAGATTGCATTATGATGAAACCGTCCATTATGTAATCAAGAAAGACTACTGCAAACAAGCATTGAATCTAGTGTGGTTTTGAAGATTAATTGGATATCTAATGCAGAGTAAAGTTTCTCAAGATGAACTAAGGATtttcctattctttttttttttgggggggggggggggggggggggagggggggtaGAATATTAGCATTATTGTAGACTACAGTACATTCTCCagaggaaattgagggttttcCTGAGGATCTTCATTGACATTATGGCACTATGTAGATCATGAATTGCGACAAGAAATTTAGATGGCCAGAGGACTATTTGTGTTGTTATTGTAATTGGTAGTATTATTAAGATAGTTGGTCAACTAAAAAGACATGATTGATGTCCATGTGGAAGGGAATATCATTTTATCCCATTTAAATATccttaaaaaagaagaagaaaataatggAGGTAGCTAATGCAGTTAAATCCTCAGTCACAGTCATAACAACTGTAGCTGACTTGAATTAACACAACACAATCTTTGCAGTCAACGGAATAACGAACCAATGTCTGCTCCTTCACCTGCTGGTTCGCAGCATTTGCTTCTCTACTATATAATAATGCAACagagaaataaagaaattagtATATGTTTTGGCTCTATTCTATTTGCAGTGGAATGCAGTCCTGAGTTCTTTGAGTACTCAAAATTATGCAGGGGAAATTCTAGTTTTAGTCCTCAGAATTTGAGCCATGCACCAAGAAAGTGATTCCAAAAGTTTCaacagacttttttttttttccccatcacaattataaatttatttcaTAATATCTTCAATTTTGACAGAAAAAAgggcaaaagaataaaataaaatttgttaCATAAAATCAGATTATCTTTTCCCACCCTAACAAATTGACACATCTCCACCCTCTTCTGAAATGATTTCCTAATAGACACAAAGCACCCTCTCCATGGCATCAATTACTCCTTCCCTACCAAACTGAGTACCTTAATTTGACAAAACACGAATTCTAGTTGAAGATGTATAGTTGTTAAGTAAGACATATGACAGTTCAATCACTCAATTGGGATTTAAGGGGTCACTGTGGAATAAGTCAAAACCAGTAAATTTTTCTGTGTGAAGTAGTAACATTTACTAAGAAACATTTTatagttcaaaattttcatttttgggaaaaaaaaaactacacaaAAATAATCCATTAAAAAAATATCCAACATGGAACAAATCTTGCCAATATAATTGTTAAGAGACCAATATTAGTAAGTTCTTGGTCTGACAAGTGACAACAACCACAAAAGTAGATTCCAACCCTGCGCCAGATGGGAATAAAACTTCATTCTTCTTTTGACTCCTTTCAATGATTTCTGTTTCTTTAGGAATCCAATGGTTGTAGCTCTTTCTGAGGCATGATCCAATGATGCAGCGAAGAATTAGGGGGAGAAGGTGAACTAGATTGAAAGTTGAGTTGCAGACTAGTGGAGTTCTTTGAAACAACTGGGAAAATAATTTGCACAAAATATCAAGAGTCTTTTCATCTTTTAGTTTGTTTTGACTAATGCTCAGAGGACTCAAAAATGGGTAGTAACTGCTTATATAAAATTGTCCTTATCAAGTTGGCATGGGAAAGGATGAGGGCAACATTTGTTTTTCAGTTGAAACTTTGGACTTCTGAGGCCATTTTGGTGCAGCCCCCAGACTTGAGGTACAAGAGAGATTGATTCTGCCAGAATGGCAGGCTATATTGGCTACATCAACTAAAGCTAAAGAAGATTGAAAGGAAGAGCAGGCACAGAAATTCTCTGCACAACTACAAAAATTGGAGGACTCTTATATACACTACAAAATACAACAGTAAGTGTATGAGGGTTGAGTCCcaagaaaaaatgaaacaagaaataaataataaaagaagaaaaatagatTGGAGGAGGGTTAGAGAAGAGGTTTGGCTTCCTCCCACCGGTGTGGCTGAGCCTTGGAACCACCAGCATCACAGCTAACAAAAAAGTAGAGATGGAGAATTTGCATTGCCTGCTAAATTTGTGAAGATGGTGAAACATTTCCTTCTGACCTGCGGGCAGTCTGGCCAGAAACTGATGCCTTGTCGGATCCGCGCACGTTATACCTCTCATAAACTTTTTCACGGTTCTCTGACCACCAAGTCTCTGCTTGATGTTCTCCGAATCTCCTTCGACTGCAGATGTAATTCAGATGTCAAATGCTAAGTTAATAACAAATTTTATCACTACATGCTCTTACTGGAAAGTATCTTCTTGAAGGTAAAAATCAATTCCAGAAAATAACCTAGATCAAAACAAATCCTAAAACTGGAATTTGACTGATAGACAAGCAAAGCTCTCAAACAAAGACATGAATCACAAGAATTACCTTTTAAAGAAATGCACTAAGAAAGTTTGTGATGACTTCATAAGAAGAAAGCAACGTCTTTTACATTATAAAGAGTAATTAATGTTGTTACACTGATTAGTAGTAAGTAACCAGGTAATCATTCAACGCAAAAACCACAGAGCAGTTAATACCAAGCTACATAAGACGTGCATCAATTAATATCACTTAAAAAAGAGGTAATATTAGATACCTGAAGCGCACTCGTTTCAGGTCTCTGGTACCATCTCGAAGGGCTACCAGTGTTATATACACACCAGGCTCATATTGTTCAATCCACTCAGCCTCAACTTGATTGACATTACCAGGAACTACAGCAATTCTTGACTTTGAGCCATTTTCTCCATCTTGGAAAGGCCCACCTTTATTTCCAGCTTCAGAAGCGCCACTGTTGCGTGCCTGACAATCTTGATTCCCGTTAGGAACTCTAAGATCCGAGAGACGATCCCTCCCATATGGGGTTAAAAGTCCCTGAGCTTGATTGCTTTGATTGGTTTCGTAGCTTCCACATGAATCCCTGGGCAATTCACTAATACCTTGCACGCCATTAATTGTGGAGTCACCACTGATTTGAGAGGCCAGATAAGAGCTGTTAGAATCGGATCTGGAATGATGTTCTCCATTTGAATTTGGATATTGTATGCCATTTGGCTCCAAACCATTAGGTAGGTAAGGTAGCCTGATGTTTTCAGTATCATAAACACCTGGTGGCAATCTTTCAGCCATATCCTTGAGCTGAAAAAGATTCAGGTAGAATAAAGTAAAGCACCCTATTAGCAACTACAAAGACTAACAGAACAAGAGAGATAAATTAGAatacttttcttcttgtttttccagATAATATAGGAAAATTCAGCCTAACCTGTGCTGTTAGTGACTTGATCACTTCCTTCGCAGCTCTACATTTAGCAGCTTCTTCTGCAGCCAGTGCCATGGTTTCCTGAACTTTTTTTGTTGATTTCTGGAGCTCCACTTCTTTAACTTCACATTGATGTCTTAGACTCTCAACCTGGACGAGTCCACAACCAAGAGATGAGGGAGTTGACGAAGAATCATAAGgcaatcccaaaaaaaaaaaaaaaaccataaataaatagataaacaaATTTCGAACACGTGAATGGTTCAGGATGTACCTGTGCACGCAACTGATGTACTTCTTGATTAAGAAGTTCATTAGTTTTCTTCAAACTATCAGCAATGCTCTTGGAGAAAGAAAGCCCTGATGTTGTTGGAACTGGTGTTGCAGATCGCGGCGGACTAGGTTTTCTAGAGAAAGGGGACACAGATCTAGAACTGACACTAGATGGTGCAAGCACCGGCTTTGGAACAGTTCGGCGCAGGTCAACAGCTGTAGCCAAAACAACATCTTTTAACTGTAGCAAAGAAGGTGCTTGAGATGACCGGCCCACCAGAAAAGTATCTgctttctttccttgttttgCTGCTTTGCTATCCAATTGCTTAATTAAGTCAATATTTGATGGGAGTGCTGACTTTGCCAAGCGCAATTCAGACTTATCCAATTTGTCCTTGTTTTCACCAGAAAGTCGGGGAACAGCATTCCTCCGGTTGTTACCACTAGTCTCCACCACCTTACTCAACTTGGCAAAGCAGGAATCACAGACACGATATGGTTTACTCGGATTTGAGGCCAAAGCAGCCCTCAGCGCTTTTCGAGAACTACAAGCATGGCAATGCACAAGCCCGCAATTATAGCAGTTATGTCTTTTCCTTGTAAAACCAAAAGCCTGCCTACAAGCTGCACACTGGGACTGTTCAGCACCAGACACCAACCTGTGAATACATATAGCAGCCGTGTAGTTTGAACCACAGGCAATATACCTAACGTTTCTATCCTTTAAAGCTTCAACAAGGGTTGGTGTTTTCCGGTCTTCTACATCCCCATGGCCTAACCTCCCATTAGCTCCTTTACCCCAGGTATAAACCTCATTTTTTGATGTAAGTGCTGCTACATGATAAGCACCACAAGCAATTTCTTCAACAACTTCCCCAAGCTTATCTTCTACTGAGCAGGGTAGCTTCCCATCAGACTGAGGATTCCCAAGCTGACCATACACAGTACTTCCCATGGTGAAAACATGTCCTGATGTAGTTAAGCCAACAGTTAAACTATGCCCACAAGCAATTTTGTGAAAATTATAGTCTATAAGTGCAGGCACGCAAGTTGGCTTTAGTCGAGGTTCTTTATCACCATGTCCGAGGCGATTTTTATCTCCATCACCCCAAGTAAACAATTTTCCAGATGAGACACTAGCACTGGATTGTGTTGCAATGACCTCTACCACAGCTGCAGTATGCCACACCCCACATGCAACAGCAATAGTCCTCAATCCTGACAGAGATTCAACTTCTCTAGGAAATGTAACATTTTCCCTATCCCCATGGCCTAAAACCCCAAAAGTTCCATCACCAAAAGTAAAGAGCTGTCCGGTCGATGTAATCAGGGCAGTATGCCATGGACCACAAGTTACCATTGCAACCTGAAGTCCCTCCAGAGGACCAGAAATTCTCTTCGGTATCCAGTGACTGACATCAGATCCATGACCAAGAAGCCCAGCATTATGCGTGCCATCTCCCCATGTGTAAAGCTCTCCAGCCAATGTCACAGCACATGAGTGAAACTCACCACAAGAAACAAAATCAACACTGCAAAAAGACAAAGATTCAACTAACTGAGGTTGGATAACATCTTTTCCAACTCCGTGGCCAAGGCGTCCACCGGATTCTTCACCCCATGTAAAAACTTCTCCCTGCCTGGTGACTAAAGCAGCATGTCTGACCCCACAGGCAATATGATGCACATCTAAAACTACATTTGACTCCAATGGCCGAGGAAGAAGCACATCAGCTCTAGTCGTCACAGAACTAGCATTTTTTTCAGGCCCAATCTTGACAACATTATCACATATTACCTCACCCCAAATATATACATCCCCCACTGCATCACAATCATCTGGTGCAGAACCATGACTTGAGGTGCTAGGGGCACTAGAAACACTAACCCGAAAAGCATCTGAACCAGATCCTTTAACTTGCATATTCATTTGATCCAAAGCTACATGTGCTTGCTCAAAATGCACTGAACTATCAGGCTGATATctttttggagaaggaaccgtGTGAGAACTGACAGAAAAATCTGAAGAGCTAATTTCTTGCGTAGCACTAGCAGAACTGTCACTTGGGCTATTTGATATCAGGTCTCTGTTCTCCTGaattcaaataaaggaaaagtcaCAGGGTACTGCTTTGACAAAATTTATATACaacaacaaaatgcaatttCTTGTCATGCAAATGTTTCAGTGATTCTTTTGTTCCTATTCCACCACCTTTTTTTCTTCTATGTCTATCCAAAGAAAGATAACGGAAACagcttccccctccccctcccccgcTCGATTTCCTTGCTTTTCAGTTAAAAGCTTATCTTATTATCACCTTTTACAATCAATTCAAACATACCCTATCAATTTGCAGTACATTTAAATTGATGATTTTTAATGATTATTCTAATTTAATCATGTATTGCGAAAATTTCTCCAATCTACATACCAACAAATGAGTTCAACTATTAGATGCTTCATTTGATACCATAACATTAATGACCTGCAGACAACATATTATATCATTTTTGGTCCTGGATTGCTGAAATGTTGATTATTTtcacaaaacaataaaaacaacaatCCTCATCTCTCTTTCCTCCCTTCCCCAATTCCAGCCTAAAACCAAAACAACTACTTTTCACTCTCATTCTGTCAATCAAGAAATCCTAACTCATCAACCTCAAGTCACCGAAGATCACATAAGACTGTACCATCCAACTTTCATGAACCACACATAACATCAGAAAATCAAAGGTTCAAATGTTAGAACCCATTTGTGCTAATGTATTAGATAAATCCTTATTTAAGACTCCTGAAGTGTTTGGTTACAAGATAACCCTGAGGTGAAATGAGATATCATCAAAGAAACAGTTTATACTGGGTACTGCACAAACCATcaaatgtgtatatatatgaatCCAACAATTGATGAACAGACAAATATACTCAAACTTCTTTAGTCTGTGTGTGTAAACAAGCATCAAACATTATTGCTATCAGGCTCACTAAGATCCACGATACAGAACAACATGGCAACAACGCATGTTAAAAAGCAAAAGATTGCTATGAAGGTAAAATTACATCAAAATAGAAGCTTCCATCACTCCATCCATCAATTTTTGACCGACCACCTTGCCCGCTAGATATCAGTGATCTTAGGCCACCAATCCACACCTCAGCCTCAACTTTGTCTTTGCAAATCTGAACAAATATTGGGTACTTTATAACTTAACAAAAACCAGCACAAATTGCTATATAATTTTCTTTAGGAAACCCAAATCTTAAACACTAACCAGGTCAAGGGATCTTTTCCCGTTGTTATATATAAGAGAAAAGGACAAGTAATCCTTTTCAGGACGAAGATAACGCTGGAAAACAGCCTGGCAGTACATTCAAAACATTAAATTAGAATGACTGTCTAATACACGACATGATGAAcccttaaaaaaaatgtagGTAGAAATAACTTGAAAAGAACACTTGTATCACGAAAAAgcaaaataattaatataaaatagCATGATTTAGAATCTCACAGTTCTTTGCCCAGGAATAATTCGTGAAACTGAAGCTAGCTTTAAAATTCTTTCGCCGCGGCTAGAAATCCAGATTAAAGAAGATTCATCCTGTAAGGTACATCTCATGATATTACTACCATGCTAAGATATTGAATAAGCCAAAAGATTCAAAATTCTAGATACGAATGAGTAGGAAAACAGACAATCACTGCGATGTTACATTAGCCAATCAGAAACCAAAATCTAATTTAACTTATCCAACACACCAATTTCCATTCACTAAGGTAAAATAACAAAGGCCATGGTGAATTCTGCCAAATAACAAGCTAATTTTCTTGGCTCAGTGCTCGACACATGATAAATTTTAGCTGTAAATCAAATTCATGCTTTATACATCACAATGAGACTCTATGCTAGAAACAGAAAGGGACTATTCCATGTCCATTCAAATAGAAGGTGGAAAATTGACTTACAGCAGAAAGTCTAAATGGACAAAACTTAGGCTTCCCTTTACGACCATATTTAAGTAGTTGAGCACCCTTCTTCAGAGCAATCAATGCCTGCAGAAATCAAAAGAATCAATTCTGAATAAACAAATGCAACCGGACAGAGGCAAAATTTTCAAGTGGATATTGTAGAGactgaaaataaaaattaatccatTGAACGTATATGTCAATACCTCAAAGTTCACCCAAAGACttgtaaaagaaataaaatgaactaTATTTACAGACTTATGTATGAAACAATACGAAGGATGGCATTTGTGCAgatgaagagagagaaaaatcaaaGCTAAGAAGGCATACTGTCAACAAATGATTGAAGCGCATATCTTAATCTATTCTCCTTATCCCTCTAATATATCCCAGAACAGCAAATAACTCCAAAGTCGGCAGATAAAAGCCTTACATATCCAAAAGCTTGCATTTTATTGAAAACAAATGTAAGAGTGGCTTCTTCCAAGCTAAACCTTTTTCTCGGCTTACCACTGTAACATTTCCCAAACAACCAGtccaaataaaagaaagaaaagccatGATTCAGAAAACAAAAATATGTGAATAAACCAATTGGCCATTGTAGTGAGTCGTAATAATCTATTGAACATTAGTAGGGACATTCTGTAGATGACAAATTCATTAGACAAAAAGAACCCGAATTTCTTCTCCACAATATCTAAACTCCAATACTCAGctacccaaaaataaaaaaaaaaatcattgatAAAATTCCAGCATACAACTTTTGATATTTCCTAAAAGATTACAGTATCCAATACACCAATACTTCTGCAATACCGCCTACCCCCCCAaactccaaaaaagaaaagtttaagTGATCACCAACCTGAATAGAACCATGACATATCCCAAACTTATTTCTACATTATTTATGTCATTCTAAAaatccaaaaatagaaaaactacaTTAACTATTACAAAAAGTAGCactaaaaatcataaaaatctcatctttttccaaaaactcacaAAAAGGAGGAGGACacacaattttttttccagtttggcaaaaatcaaagggaaaaCCAAGTGGTATATAAATCTTAGCATGtgaatattttcaaaaaatatattgcaATATCCAGTACTGATTTTGAATCCTTTATCAAAAACTTAGAAGATAAAGATCCCATTTTTTTCACTCCGAAATTCAATCTAAAAAAAGGACACattatccaaaaataaaaagaacaaattcaaacaaaaaaaggggagagaaaGAAACTGTTGAATATAATAACCTGCTCAATATCACGGTCTGCATTCCCGTAGCTAACAAGATCTGCCATTCCATGTGAGAGGATCACCGCCGCCAGCACCAGCTCCCACAACACCGCACCACCACCCCCCAGTAACTCCTCTGCTCATCATCAACTCCCACCACCGCGACGACGTCGTTTTCACTCTCCCCTCCGTACACTACCATCAACACCTCATCCAAACCCCCCAAAATCACCTCCAAAAAACTCAACTCAGAAACCTGAAAAAACAAACCCCTTAACTTCACAGATCTGAATAACTCcgccaaaattcaatttttcacaaaaatcaccaaaatctCGCTAGTCAAGGAAAGTCCTTCCACAGTCTAACTTGATTCTATCCTCTgtcttctattttttctttccgtTCTTTTCGAGGTGGCGCGTGGACTGAAACAAACAGTGAGAAAACACTGGAGCCTTTTCTCTCGGAGGGGAGGCTATGAATACCTCCGACCACGGCGGACGAATGGAAAACAGAGAAATgggaattttttgaataaaaacaaaaattggggagataaaaaagagagagaatggCGATTGAACAGAGAGGgtagtataaaaaaaaaaaaaaaagacggtgtctttttttttttttttttttttgg
Protein-coding regions in this window:
- the LOC113714543 gene encoding PH, RCC1 and FYVE domains-containing protein 1-like, with amino-acid sequence MADLVSYGNADRDIEQALIALKKGAQLLKYGRKGKPKFCPFRLSADESSLIWISSRGERILKLASVSRIIPGQRTAVFQRYLRPEKDYLSFSLIYNNGKRSLDLICKDKVEAEVWIGGLRSLISSGQGGRSKIDGWSDGSFYFDENRDLISNSPSDSSASATQEISSSDFSVSSHTVPSPKRYQPDSSVHFEQAHVALDQMNMQVKGSGSDAFRVSVSSAPSTSSHGSAPDDCDAVGDVYIWGEVICDNVVKIGPEKNASSVTTRADVLLPRPLESNVVLDVHHIACGVRHAALVTRQGEVFTWGEESGGRLGHGVGKDVIQPQLVESLSFCSVDFVSCGEFHSCAVTLAGELYTWGDGTHNAGLLGHGSDVSHWIPKRISGPLEGLQVAMVTCGPWHTALITSTGQLFTFGDGTFGVLGHGDRENVTFPREVESLSGLRTIAVACGVWHTAAVVEVIATQSSASVSSGKLFTWGDGDKNRLGHGDKEPRLKPTCVPALIDYNFHKIACGHSLTVGLTTSGHVFTMGSTVYGQLGNPQSDGKLPCSVEDKLGEVVEEIACGAYHVAALTSKNEVYTWGKGANGRLGHGDVEDRKTPTLVEALKDRNVRYIACGSNYTAAICIHRLVSGAEQSQCAACRQAFGFTRKRHNCYNCGLVHCHACSSRKALRAALASNPSKPYRVCDSCFAKLSKVVETSGNNRRNAVPRLSGENKDKLDKSELRLAKSALPSNIDLIKQLDSKAAKQGKKADTFLVGRSSQAPSLLQLKDVVLATAVDLRRTVPKPVLAPSSVSSRSVSPFSRKPSPPRSATPVPTTSGLSFSKSIADSLKKTNELLNQEVHQLRAQVESLRHQCEVKEVELQKSTKKVQETMALAAEEAAKCRAAKEVIKSLTAQLKDMAERLPPGVYDTENIRLPYLPNGLEPNGIQYPNSNGEHHSRSDSNSSYLASQISGDSTINGVQGISELPRDSCGSYETNQSNQAQGLLTPYGRDRLSDLRVPNGNQDCQARNSGASEAGNKGGPFQDGENGSKSRIAVVPGNVNQVEAEWIEQYEPGVYITLVALRDGTRDLKRVRFSRRRFGEHQAETWWSENREKVYERYNVRGSDKASVSGQTARRSEGNVSPSSQI